The Chloracidobacterium sp. genome contains the following window.
GCGATCTCAATGGCGAAGGAACTCGGCGTCAAAAAGGTCGCCGTCCCATCGGCCGGAAACGCCGCCGGTGCGTTGGCCGCCTATGCCGCAAAGGCCGGAATGGAAGCCTTCATCTTTATGCCCGCCGACACTCCGCGCGCAAATATCGTCGAATGTCAGCAAACCGGAGCCAATGTCACGCTCGTTGACGGCCTCATCACCGACTGTGGCAAGATGGTCGCCGAACGCAAGGAGGCCGAAGGCTGGTTTGACGTCTCCACGCTCAAAGAGCCATATCGCGTAGAGGGCAAAAAGACGATGGGCTATGAGCTTTTCGAACAAATGTCCATCAAACTTCAGTTTGATGATGAGGGGAACGACAAACTGAAGTTTATCGGACATTTACCCGACGTTATCCTTTACCCGACCGGCGGCGGTACAGGCCTTATTGGGATGTGGAAAGCGTTTGCCGAGATGGAGCAAATGGGCTGGATCGGTTCAAAACGTCCGCGAATGGTCACCGTCCAATCTGATACGTGCGCACCGATCGTGCGTGCGTTTGAAAAGGGCGAGCGATTTGCCGACGAATTCGAAAACGCCGCTACCGTCGCGTCCGGGCTTCGCGTGCCGAAAGCGATCGGCGATTTTCTCATCCTGGACGCGATCCGTGCATCCGGCGGAACCGCAATTTCGGTGACGGACGCCGAACTTGTCGACGCTGTCGCGGAGATCGGAGCCGCCACCGGCATCTTCACCGCCCCCGAAGGCGCCGCCTGTCTGCCCGCTCTGCGAAAGCTTATCGCTCAAAACCTCGTGCGCGAGGGCGAGTCGGTCGTCATATTTAATACGGGCTCGGGCATAAAATATCTGGAAGCGTTCGAATAAAGGCCTGATGTGAATTCGCTTTATCAAGTCACCTAAGACGGCCCGGTCGATCACGGCGATCTATAGCTAATAAAAAAAAATTGGCGAGGTAGGCTCCGGTGCTGAATGGCGGCTTCTAGCGTTTTGCGTGGTAAAGGAGTAGATTTATTGTTTGCCGCTAGCCTGATACGCTGGTGGCAATTTGTTGGTAGATACTTTTTTCGGATATTTTTGATGAACAGCCTCGTATTTTCAAATATGTTTCACCGTCCGGCGCGGACGGCGGTGAGCATCATCGGCATCGGCATCGGCATTTTGCTGATCGTATTTACGGTCGGTCTGGCAAACGGCAGTTTGCGTGAGCGCGCCCAACGCGAGGCGAACGTCGGGGCGGAGATAATGCTGCGAGCATCGGGCAGCCTCGGCCTCAGCGGATCCGAAGCCCTCCGTCTGCCGGTGGGTCTCGCCGATGATGTGAAGAAGATCGATGGCGTCGCAACGGCGGTGCCGATCGCACAGAACAGCATCTCGGTCTCGGACTCCAGTACCGGTAGTCGACTAGTCGATGGCATCAGCTTTGACGAGTACGCATCTGTTTCCGGAGTGCAGATCGCCAAAGGACGAAAACCGGTCGATGGAGCTGACGAGGTGATCGCTGACGTCGCGTGGGTCCAGCAAAAGAGCCTGGTCATCGGCGGTAAGATGAGCCTCTACGATCGTGATTTCACGCTGGTCGGTTCGTACGAACCGAGTGCGGGCGGCCGCATCAAGATACCGCTCACCACGATGCAAAAACAGCTGGGTGCTGAGGGCAAGGTCTCGGCTCTGCTGATCAAGACCAAAGACGGTTTCACGCCGGACGCCGTTGCTCAGAACATACAGGCCAAGTACCCTGACAATCAAATAATACTCACCCGCGACCTCGAAGAGCTTTATATGCAGGGCTTTCCGGCGTTGAACGTCTTTCTGAACGTGGTCGTCGGCGTTGCCGGTGCGATCTCGGCCCTGATCATCCTGCTGACGATGTACACGACCGTTACCGAACGGACGCGGCAGATCGGCGTGCTCAAATCGCTCGGTATGTCCAATTTCAGCATTGCGTTGACGATCGTGCAGGAGGCACTGTTGATCAGTACCTGTGGCGTTCTATTTGGCGTGATCGCGACGTTTCTGGTGAGTATCGCTTTGGCCAAATGGACGTCGCTTACGGTCCAGATCGAACCGTCGACGGTCATCAGCATACTCGTCGTCGGTATTCTCAGCAGCATTGTCGGTGCACTCTATCCCGGACTCAGGGCGGCACGGCTTGACCCGGTCGAGGCCCTCGGCTACGAATGATCGCTGAGTAGATCAAATTAAAATTAAATGACCTTAGCGAATGTTGGAAAACGTTCGCTTTTGGTGTTTTATAAGCCTGTACTACGCATCCGGCACGTTTCGATCTCTTATGACTCTGAGTCCTGTTAAAAATCTATCTTTAGCGATCAGTCTGATCGCGATCATTTTCGCCGCGTCCGTTGCAGCGTCGGGGCAAAAGCGGTTCTATCTCGCACCCGATGATCACACAGACTATTACTGGACTGCGGATGAGGCGACCTATCGTCAAGCGTTTTTGACGATGATCGATTATTACCTCAACAAGATGGACGAAACGCAGTCGAATCCATCGGATCTGCAAATGCGTTGGAGTTGTGACGGCAGCCTCTGGATGTGGGAGTTTGAGCAAAACCGCAGCTCAGCCCAATTTAACCGGTTCATCGAACGCGTCCGTGACGGACATATGAGCGTGCCGATGAATCCGCTGGTCGTGGCACAGGGCGGATCCAATGCCGAAAGCGTGCTGCGCGGGATGCTCTATTCGGGCCGGATCGAGCGGCGTTACAACCTGCGATTTCCGATGGCGGTCGCGATGGAAAATCAGACGATGCCTTACGGCCTCTCGTCGCTGTGGGCCGGTGCCGGTGCCAAATACTCCTGGAAGGGCGTTTGTAATTGTGCGACCGAGGTGACAGGGCTAAATAACCGTGACCGCGAGATCTATTACTCCGGCGGACGTGACGGCAGCCAAGTGCTGATGAAATGGCAGTCGCAATACACGACCAATAAGATGTTCGGCAGCTACATCGAAGCCGATGACCCGGTCGCGACCATCGGCTTTGCCGATAATAGTATGCTGTTTCAACAAAAATATCCGTTTTCGGTGATCGGAGCATTTGGCCGCGGCGGCGACGATCTCCAGTACACAAGCGACGAATTTATCGCCGTCGCACAACAGCAATCGACGCCTGGCCGCCGTGTCATCATCTCCAACCAAGAGGACTTTTTTCGCGATTTTGAGGCAAGTTACGGGCCTCAACTCGAAACCTTTTCGGCCGCCTTCGGTAATGAGTGGGACGTGCTGATCGCATCGATGGCCGAGGTGTCGTCGAGGGTCAAACGTGCATCGGAAAAGCTCCGCAGTGCCGAGGCGATGGCGACCTTGGTCGCTCTCGAACAACCGTCGTTTATGACCTCGCGGATCGCCGAACGCGATCGGGCGATGATCGATCTGGGCTTGTATTATGAGCACGACTGGACGGCCGACGGTGCAGTCACGCGCTCACAGCGTGCAGCGTGGCACCGCAAAGTCGAAAATGAGATCACGCAGTATGTGGATAAACTCTATGATGACGCCAAATACGAACTCGGGCGGATGATCTCGCGGACCGGCAACACGGAGCGGTTTTTCGTATTCAATCCGCTAAGTTGGGCCCGCACGGATTTTGCTGATATTCCGGTGCGGGGATATCGAAAGGTCAAGGCCGTTGACGCCGCGACCGGCGTTGAGGTGCCGTCACAGCTGATGACATTCGGCACGCAACGGATACTTCGCGTGCTTGCCTCTGATGTTCCGTCGGTCGGTTACAAGGTTTTTGAACTCAGGTGCGGTGCTCCCGCAGTGTTGCCAAATGCCGCGGTTCAGAACGGTGCGACGATCGAGAACGGCACTTACCGCCTGACGATCGCACCCGACGGAGCGATCTCCAGTCTGATCGATAAAACCCGAAACAACCGCGAAACCGTCCGCAACATCGGCGGTAAGTTGCTCAACGACCTCGGCGGCGATCGTTCCGGTACGGTGACGGTCGAAAACGCCGGTCCGGTGAGCGTGACGCTTCGAGCTGTCTCGGGCAGTCCGGTTCGCCATACGACGCGCGTAACGCTCTTTCGCGATATCGACCGCATCGATGTGCGTAATGATATTACCGAAAATTTTGACGACGTTAAGACGTGGAGCTATTCGTTCGACATCAACTCGCCCGACGTCTGGCACGAAGAGGTCGGTGCGGTGATTCGCGGCAAAATGCTGGCAAGCGGCGGCCATTATTCGCCCAAAAACGCCCGTTACGACTGGCTCACGCTCAATCATTTTGCGGACATTACCGACGGCGGCAGCAATGCCTTTGGCGTGACGCTTTCGAACTGGGACAATTCCTTTATGCAGCTTGGGTCGAGTGCCCCGCGTGTTTTTGACACTACGACGCCGCAGATAAACGTCTTGGCCGGCGGCCAGGTCGATGGCCCGAACCTCGGTATCCGTGATCAGGGCGGCGATGGCTATTTTCTGCAGCGGTTTGCTCTCAAAACTCACGGCGGTTTTGATCAGACGGCAGCAATGCGGTTCTCACTTGAGCACCAAAATTCTTTTGTCACGGGCCGGATCGGCGGATTGGGCGATCAGGTGCGGCAATATCCGGCTAGTAGCTTTTCGTTTCTGCAAATATCCGATCCAAACGTAATGCTGTGGGCGCTCAAACCAGCCGAGGACGGTATCGGGCAAGGTGTCGCTGCAAGGGTCTGGAATCAAGCTGGATCGCCGCTGTCGTATTCGCTATCACTCGCCCGTCCGATCGCCTCTGCCGACCGCGTCACGCACGTCGAAACCCGGATCGCCCCGGCCAACGTCTCCAGCGGCAACCTATATGCGTACGTAAACCAGCAACAGATCCAAACACACTTACTGAAATTGCCATAAGTCCTCACCGCCACTTATTCACTCGCCGCCTTGCCTCAGAAACAGGTCGCTCCAAGTAGTTTCCCAGACATCGGCTGTCCCAAATTACATCAAATTAATTTGAAACAGTCGGTTTACACATTCTGTAACGCTAAGCCGTGTGATCGCTGTTAGTTACGGGCGGAAAGTGTCCCTAATTAATTACACATTTTTGCCGAATTTGGGACAGGCTAAATGCTCTGAATAAATAAGTTAACCACCCAAAGTGTCCCTAATTAATTTTCTTCCCCTCGGGTTTATCGCAAAATGTGTTCGGAATTGCCTTAACACCTGTGTTTGTAGCATTTAGCGGTATTGTGGTGTTTCACAATACAATTCTGCGTATCCGAGTATTTTCAAAGATCAACCCGTAAGCGGCAGAACTTGCCGAATGGATCCGCAAGTCAATTATCTCACAGATGTTGTGTATCAGACAATATATTATCTGTGCAACAAAAATAAAAATGAGCGACATCTCCCGCCGCGAACAGATCCATTGACACCAACCGGCAACAGGTACAAAATGACGCTATCGCCGCCTCGCCAAATCCCACGGACGGCGAACGAGCCAAAAGACATCACGCTTTCGCTTCATCGCATCGAAGTAGAAGGTCAATGTCCGGAGAAGTTTAACGGCAAGCAGGATCGCTCTCACGATGGGCAAAGCTCAATGATCAAGAAGGGAAATTATATAGAGTATGATGTAATCGAATTATGTCATCGAATAAACGTCTCTCCGCCATTATTTTGCTGATCGTTGCAATGATCATATGGGGCAGTGCGTTTGCCGTTACCAAAGCTGCACTCGAGGAGGTGCCGCCGGTTTTGTTTGCGTTACTGCGGTACGTTACAGCTTCGATCTTGCTGATTGTCTTCGTTATCTTGAGCGGAAAACTAGCGAAGATTCCGCGTCCTGTGCCGTGGGTTGCGATCGTGCTGATGGGCTCAAGCGGCGTTTTTCTCTACACCATTGCCTACAATGTATCGCTCGTTTACACGAGTGCGTCGCAAGGTGCTATGGTGCAAAGCTTTATTCCGGCAGTTACGACACTTTTTGCCGCTGCATTTCTCAGAGAATCACTATCGCGGATCCGCCTGATCGGAATCGGAATCTCGATTCTCGGAATTTTCCTGATAATGTTCTTTGCCGAAGCGGATGTCGATGCACCGAATTCTTTTTTGGGCAATGTGATGATGCTCTTATCCGTCATTTTGTGGGCGGGCTACACGCTTTTTGCCAAGCGCCTTGCAAAATTTGATCCGCTGGTGATCACTGCCGGAGCGACAATTGTCGGCACGGCCCTGCTAATACCTGCCGCGCTTTTCGAACTCGGTAACAAAGGCTTTCCGACGATTTCCGCAACGGGTTGGACCGGCGTAATTTACCTCGGCCTTTTTTCGTCTGCCGTCGCGATGCTGCTTTACAATCGTTCGCTTCAATATTTGAGTGCCGGCGAAACAGCAAATTTTCTTAATTTAATGCCCGTCGTTGCCGTTCTGGTCGCGGTAGTTTTCCTCGGTGAAAGCCCGACGTTTAAGCAAATTACGGGCGGCGTTCTAGTCTTATTTGGTGTTTGGGTGTCATTACAGAATAGATCCGGCACCCCGATCGAAGAAATTACAGAAACCCCGCCTGTGAGTTAAGCGAAATAGACACGCCCTCGGGCAGCAGATCCACAAAACGTTCGCCTATCTATTTCAAACAGACAAAGACCCCGGCGACAAATATTGGAATGTCGCGTGGGGCCTTTGTGATCAATC
Protein-coding sequences here:
- a CDS encoding threonine synthase, which encodes MNVTHLECALCGLRHEARTLQNLCVKCGKPLLVRYDLVKAAETLTQESLKTRESSLWRYREVLPVEAAENTVSFGEGWTPLFKVDRLADALPLKLDLYIKDEGQNPTQSFKARGMTAAISMAKELGVKKVAVPSAGNAAGALAAYAAKAGMEAFIFMPADTPRANIVECQQTGANVTLVDGLITDCGKMVAERKEAEGWFDVSTLKEPYRVEGKKTMGYELFEQMSIKLQFDDEGNDKLKFIGHLPDVILYPTGGGTGLIGMWKAFAEMEQMGWIGSKRPRMVTVQSDTCAPIVRAFEKGERFADEFENAATVASGLRVPKAIGDFLILDAIRASGGTAISVTDAELVDAVAEIGAATGIFTAPEGAACLPALRKLIAQNLVREGESVVIFNTGSGIKYLEAFE
- a CDS encoding ABC transporter permease, producing MNSLVFSNMFHRPARTAVSIIGIGIGILLIVFTVGLANGSLRERAQREANVGAEIMLRASGSLGLSGSEALRLPVGLADDVKKIDGVATAVPIAQNSISVSDSSTGSRLVDGISFDEYASVSGVQIAKGRKPVDGADEVIADVAWVQQKSLVIGGKMSLYDRDFTLVGSYEPSAGGRIKIPLTTMQKQLGAEGKVSALLIKTKDGFTPDAVAQNIQAKYPDNQIILTRDLEELYMQGFPALNVFLNVVVGVAGAISALIILLTMYTTVTERTRQIGVLKSLGMSNFSIALTIVQEALLISTCGVLFGVIATFLVSIALAKWTSLTVQIEPSTVISILVVGILSSIVGALYPGLRAARLDPVEALGYE
- a CDS encoding glycoside hydrolase, producing the protein MTLSPVKNLSLAISLIAIIFAASVAASGQKRFYLAPDDHTDYYWTADEATYRQAFLTMIDYYLNKMDETQSNPSDLQMRWSCDGSLWMWEFEQNRSSAQFNRFIERVRDGHMSVPMNPLVVAQGGSNAESVLRGMLYSGRIERRYNLRFPMAVAMENQTMPYGLSSLWAGAGAKYSWKGVCNCATEVTGLNNRDREIYYSGGRDGSQVLMKWQSQYTTNKMFGSYIEADDPVATIGFADNSMLFQQKYPFSVIGAFGRGGDDLQYTSDEFIAVAQQQSTPGRRVIISNQEDFFRDFEASYGPQLETFSAAFGNEWDVLIASMAEVSSRVKRASEKLRSAEAMATLVALEQPSFMTSRIAERDRAMIDLGLYYEHDWTADGAVTRSQRAAWHRKVENEITQYVDKLYDDAKYELGRMISRTGNTERFFVFNPLSWARTDFADIPVRGYRKVKAVDAATGVEVPSQLMTFGTQRILRVLASDVPSVGYKVFELRCGAPAVLPNAAVQNGATIENGTYRLTIAPDGAISSLIDKTRNNRETVRNIGGKLLNDLGGDRSGTVTVENAGPVSVTLRAVSGSPVRHTTRVTLFRDIDRIDVRNDITENFDDVKTWSYSFDINSPDVWHEEVGAVIRGKMLASGGHYSPKNARYDWLTLNHFADITDGGSNAFGVTLSNWDNSFMQLGSSAPRVFDTTTPQINVLAGGQVDGPNLGIRDQGGDGYFLQRFALKTHGGFDQTAAMRFSLEHQNSFVTGRIGGLGDQVRQYPASSFSFLQISDPNVMLWALKPAEDGIGQGVAARVWNQAGSPLSYSLSLARPIASADRVTHVETRIAPANVSSGNLYAYVNQQQIQTHLLKLP
- a CDS encoding DMT family transporter — translated: MSSNKRLSAIILLIVAMIIWGSAFAVTKAALEEVPPVLFALLRYVTASILLIVFVILSGKLAKIPRPVPWVAIVLMGSSGVFLYTIAYNVSLVYTSASQGAMVQSFIPAVTTLFAAAFLRESLSRIRLIGIGISILGIFLIMFFAEADVDAPNSFLGNVMMLLSVILWAGYTLFAKRLAKFDPLVITAGATIVGTALLIPAALFELGNKGFPTISATGWTGVIYLGLFSSAVAMLLYNRSLQYLSAGETANFLNLMPVVAVLVAVVFLGESPTFKQITGGVLVLFGVWVSLQNRSGTPIEEITETPPVS